From Desulfobacterales bacterium:
CTGGAAACGGGACGGCAACAGTGTTTATCCGGGGGGAACTGATACATGTTTACCGGGATCGTTCAGGGAAAGGGCCGGGTGGTGGAGAAGCGGCCGGCCGGCAAGGGAATGGTCTTCACCCTGGCGGCGGACTTTGAGCTGCCTGACCCGCGGCCGGGAGAAAGTATTGCGGTGAACGGGGTCTGTCTCACTGCCAAGGAGATAACCGGCCCCAGGTTTTCCGTGGATGTCTCGCCGGAGAGTCTGGCCCGGACCACCCTGGGGCGGTTGGCCGTGGGCGGGGTGGTCAACCTTGAGCGGGCGCTCAGGCTCAGCGACCGGCTGGGCGGCCACCTGGTCAGCGGCCATGTGGACGGGGTCGCACCGGTCATCGAGCTGCGGCCGGAAGGGGATTTCGTCCGCTTCACTTTCGGGATCCCGGCCGGTTTTGCCCGCTATATTATTGAGAAGGGTTCCATTGCGGTAGATGGCATCAGCCTGACCGTGAACTGCTGTGACCGGGAATCGTTTTCCGTGGCCATTATCCCCCATACCCTGGAGGTGACCACCCTGGGGATTCTCGGCAAGGGTGATAGAGTGAACATTGAGGTGGATTTGATCGGCAAGTATGTTGAGAAACTGCTTGCCGTAAAGTCGGAATCAGACCGGCCGGCAGAGCCGCGGATCAATCCCGCGTTTCTTGCCGAGCATGGTTTTATCCGTTAGTGTTTTTCCGGAAAATATGGCCCAGCCATGCTGGTTAGAGGGAATATCCATGGCAGTGAGCAGCATTGAAGAGGTAATCGAGGACATCCGGGCCGGCAGGATGATCATCCTGGTCGATGACGAGGACCGGGAGAACGAGGGTGATCTGTGCATGTCCGCCGAGGCGGTAACGCCGGAGGCCATCAATTTCAT
This genomic window contains:
- a CDS encoding riboflavin synthase, producing MFTGIVQGKGRVVEKRPAGKGMVFTLAADFELPDPRPGESIAVNGVCLTAKEITGPRFSVDVSPESLARTTLGRLAVGGVVNLERALRLSDRLGGHLVSGHVDGVAPVIELRPEGDFVRFTFGIPAGFARYIIEKGSIAVDGISLTVNCCDRESFSVAIIPHTLEVTTLGILGKGDRVNIEVDLIGKYVEKLLAVKSESDRPAEPRINPAFLAEHGFIR